TTTTTTTGGAAATTTTTTCCGTAGCTATGGCCTCTTTCCCTATTATCGCATCAATATTGGATTTCTCCGTATTGACATTTTTCATATATTTTTTTAAAAGAGGTCTTATAAACAAAACTGAAAGTACTGACGCGACAGAAAATATTATTATCTGAATCCATATTCCCGCTCCCAAAACGGAAGCTATTCCCGCAAAAATCGAACCTGCCGCAAGACAAGTAAAGAAAAATAAAGACACGGTGGCAATTTCAAGAATCGCAAGAATTAGGGCAGCAATAATCCATATTATCCAGCTCATGATTTCCTCCTCTATTCTTATATTATTCTTATGCGTTTTAAAGGCCAATAAAGAAGTAGCGCCTTTCCCTTTATATATTTATCTGGCAAAGGTCCCCAAAAGCGTGAATCAAAAGAATAATCCCTATTATCACCAAGCATCATGTACGAATTTGCTGGAACGGCGACGGGTCCAAAATTGTCTCTCATAAAAGTTGGAGGAACTGTTGTAAACTTACCGTTTTCCCATGCCTGCTGATATTCTGTTTCACTGTTGAATAGGTTAAAACTTTGAAAAATAGACGGATCTGAATAGCTTATATATGGCTCGTCAACCGGTACTCCATTGACAAATAGTTTTTTATCTTTTATCTCGACTATATCTCCCGCAACGGCGACACATCTTTTAATATAATCTTTCTTAATTCCCGCTTCTCTTTCCGATACAGTCAAAGCTTGAGTCGGACATTTGAAAACGACTATATCTCCTCTTACAATGTTTTTTATGGCAAAAATTCTCTTACCATCGCTGAAAGGCACATGAAAACCATAAATGAATTTATTTACAAATAGATGATCTCCTTCAAGAAGAGTTGTTCTCATGCTTCCGGAAGGAATTTTGAAAGCCTGAATAAAGAAAAACATTAAAATTGACGCTATTATGAGAGCAGACCATGCCGTATCTACCCACGAATAAACGTTTTTAAACAAACTCTGTGAAACTTTTCCCGTAAACTTATTCTTTATCAACAGCATAAACATTGCAACACAGAAAAGAATACAACCCGCGATAAAAAGTTTAACTTCCATTTTTTCTCCTTTAGTACGAAATCAATTTCTGTCAATCATCTATTTTTAATACGGCAATAAACGCTTCAGGTGGAATCTCTACTCTCCCGAACTGTCTCATTTTACGTTTTCCTTCTTTCTGTTTTTCCAGCAGTTTTCTTTTTCTCGTTATGTCTCCACCGTAACATTTTGCCAAAACGTCTTTTCTTACGGCAGAAATCGTTTCTCTAGCTATAATTTTATTGTTTACTCTTGCCTGTATTGGAATTTCAAACATATGTCTCGGAATTATTCCGCGTAGTTTTTCCGTAAGATAATGCGCGGCATTTTGCACTTTGTCTTTATGTACTATAACGGTAAAAGCATCAACGACTTCTCCGTTAATCATAATTTCAAGTTTAACTAAATCTCCAGGCTGCGGCTCTATATGCTCATAATCAAAAGAGGCATACCCTTTTGACACTGACTTTAATGCATCGTAAAAACCGACTATTATTTCCGCAAGAGGTAGATGATATTTCAGTACTATTATTTTTGCATTCAGATATTTCATTTGTATTTGTTTTCCCCTTCTTTTCTGGCACAAATCTAAAATAGCGCCGAGATAATCTACTGGGGAGATAATTGCCGCCTCGACATAAGGTTCCCAAATTTCTGAAATTTCTGAGTTGTTAAGAAATTTAGCGGGATTATCTATAGTTACAAACTGACCTTTAAGCGTTTTGACTTTATACACGACATTCGGCGATGTCACCAAAAGGCTCAACCCAAACTCCCTTTCGAGTCTTTCTTTGACTATCTCAAGATGAAGAGAACCCAGAAAGCCACATCTGAAACCAAATCCCAATGCTACTGAGGTTTCTGGAAAATAAACCAAAGAGGAATCAGAAAGTCTCAGTTTTTCCAAAGCACTTTTTAATGCATCATAATCGGAAGTGCTGTTAGGATATAAACCAGCAAAAACAAAAGGATGTATTTCTTTATATCCCGGATGCTGATTTTTCGTAGGTTTTGCGCTGTCGGTTATCGTGTCTCCAATTTTTATGTCGTGTATGTCTTTTATTCCAGCAACCATGTATCCGACTTCTCCCGAAGACAAACTGTCGGACTCAATCGGCCTTATTCTCATATATCCGACTTCCAAAACGTCATATTCCACATCAGAAGCTATAAATCTTATTTTCATTCCTTTTCGGATACTTCCATCAAAAACTCTTATTATGACAATAACGCCCCTGTAGGAATCATAAAACGAATCAAAAATTATTGCAGACAAAGGTTCGTCTAAGACAACTTTTGCCGGAGGAATGTTTTCAACGATGGAATATACGATTTCGTCGATGCCTATCCCTTCTTTCGCACTTGCGAGTATCGGCTCTGCATCAACGTTCAAACCTTCTTTCATCTGCTCGTAAGTGCTGTCAACGTCAGCGGTAGGCAAATCGATTTTATTTATAACTGGAATTATTTTGAGGCTCGCGTTTTTTGCAAGCATGGTATTGGCAAGCGTCTGTGCTTCAACGCCTTGTGTGGCGTCTATTACCAAAAGAGCTCCTTCACATGCCGCAAGAGCGCGCGAAACCTCATAGGTAAAATCGACATGACCCGGAGTGTCTATAAGATTTAAAATATATTTTTTTCCGTTTTTGTCAGTATAATTCATTCTTACGGCTTTCGCTTTAATTGTAATCCCTCTTTCCCTTTCAAGCTCCATTCCGTCAAGAATCTGATCTTTCATCTCTCTTTTGGATATTGTTCCTGTATATTCAAGAAGCCTATCGGCCAAAGTGCTCTTACCGTGATCGATGTGCGCTATAATACAAAAATTTCTTATGTTAGACATTGCTTTTTATTTTCCCACCTGCCTAATACATTTCTTTGCTTTTTAATTTTTTCATAATTTTAGTTATCGACTCTTTATCCTTACATTTTAAAATCTGGTCTGCCGCTTCCTTTGCATCTTCATAAGAAATGCTTCTTATGACTTTTTTAATTTTCGGTATCTGCGCCGGAGAAACGCTGAATTCATCAAGCCCCATTCCCAATAACAGAATAGCGTAGTAAGGATCGCCGGCCATTTCTCCACACATACCTACGTCTATTCCGGAGTCATGCCCTGCATCTATTATTCTTTTTATAAGCCTTAAAATAGCAGGATGTGAAGGTTCGTACAAATGCGTGACATTTTCGTTTACTCTGTCAACCGCAAGAGTATATTGGATGAGATCATTTGTTCCTATGGAAATAAAATCCAGCTCTTTTGACAGAACATCCGCGATAATCGCAGCGGAAGGAACCTCTATCATCGCTCCGACTTCTATGTTTTCATCGAATTTGATATTTTCTGAATGCAGGCTCTTTTTCACTTTTTCAAGTATCTTATTTGCTTCCCTGAGTTCTTCAAGCCCGGAAATCATCGGATACATAAGCTTTATTTTGCCTTCAGCTGAAGCTCTTAAAATTCCTCTCAGCTGATCGATAAATATTTCTGGATATTTTAAACAAAGTCTTATCGCGCGCAGTCCCATAAAAGGGTTCTGCTCTCTTTTCATATTTAAAAATCCAAGATTGGTAAGCTTGTCTCCTCCCAAATCTATGCTTCTGACAATAACGCTGTGAGGCATCATCATTTTAGCGACTTCCATATAGCTTTGATAATGATCTTTTTCCGAAGGCATAGTGCTGCGGTTAAAAAACATAAACTCGCTTCTGTATAGACCTATTCCGCTTGCTCCGTTATTTATAACGGATTTTACTTCATCGGGGTTGTCTATATTTGCCAAAAGCTGCACTGTATGTTTATCTGTAGTTTCCGCAGGCAAATCTTTCAGTTTTGCAAGCTCTTTGCTTTTTGCCGCCTGTATGTCAAGTTCTTTTTTATAATTGGCTATCGTCTCTTCGGTAGGATTTAATATTACAAGCCCCTGATTTCCGTCAACGATAATCACGCCTCCCGACAATGCGTTTGCCGAAATGCTTCTTAATCCTACGACCGCCGGTATTTCAAGGCTTTGCGCCACAATGGCCGTATGCGAGGTTTTACCACCTATATCGGTCGCAAAAGCTTTAACGAATTTTTCTCTTATTGCCACGGTGTCCGCCGGAGTCAGATTATGCGAAACGACTATCGACTCATTATCAATATTTGAAAGAGTTCTCTTTTCTTTACCCAGCAGATTTTCAAGTATTTTTTTTGTAACGTCTTGTATATCTTGTTTTCTTTCCCTGAAGTAGTCATCTTCTATGGCGTCAAAAGAGCGTATGATTTTATCCAAAACTTTAAATACGGCATACTCGGCGTTCACTCCATCTTCCACCATTTTTACGACATCTTTTTTCATCACAGGATCGTCAAGAATCATTAAGTGAACATCGGCGATTTTCGCATAATTTTCACCCAAAAGACTGTTGATTTTCTGATATGTCGTTTTAAGTTCGGCTCTCGTTTTTTCGATGGCTTCGTCTAAACGTTTTAATTCACCGGCGCGCTCATTTTTCGGTATTTCTTTGTGTATAAGAAAATATTCATCATCTTCAAGCAAAAATACCTTTCCGATAGCTATGCCTGGAGAGGCCGCAACACCTTTTAAAATAATATTTTTCTTTGTTAAGTGCATATTTTCTCCTATTCCACCAAATCCGAATTAAAAAGTTCTTCTATGGAATTCAAAGCTTCTATTTCGTCAGGTCCTTCCGCTACAAATTTAAGTTCGCTGCCGAACGCCGCCGCCAAAGTCATTACTCCCATAATGCTTTTGGCGTCAACTTCAAAATCATCTTTTAAAATTTTGACGTTTGACTGAAATTTTGAAGAAGTCTGCACAAGCTTAGCCGCAGGTCTGGCATGCAGCCCCATTTTGTTTGAAACCTTAATTATTTTTTCTTTCATTTCATAATCCTAAATATGAGATTAACACGCACAGTAAAACTACGCTGTAAAACATAAAAGTCGCACTCAAACGTCCGAAAATCATCGAGAAAACAAGCAGTGTTCCGAATATAAGAGTGTCCGGCACTTTTGCTGCAAAAAAATTCGTACTTAGTGGGCTAACAAAAATCATAAAATAAACAACCAAAGAGGCAATCACTAAAAGAAGACCGGCATATCTGGACATATCTCCTAGAAATTTAATTTCAAGTTTAGGGATTACTATAAGCATTTCTCTGTCAAGCTTGAAGCTTATAAAAAAAAGCCAGTATCTAATCGGTATATGCACGCAGTTGTAAGTAAACAAAAAAATCAAAGGCACAATCCAGCAATAAGCGGGATCTAAAACCCGCGAAAACAAAATCACGAAAAAAATGCTCAAAAAAGCTGTAAGCGGACGCAGCGTGCCCCAGAAAAATGAATCTCCTATTGCTGCCAAGGGACCTGACATAACGCTTTTTATAAAATTAACGTCCGGCAGTTTTTTGCCCATACCTTCGTCTTCGGCTATTTCTTTTTCGGCATTTGCAGCTATGGCAACTATTATATTTGCCATGTAAGGATGTGTATTAAAAAAACCCGTATGTCGCATAAGCGCTTCTTTTTTTCTATCAGGATTTAAATAAACCTTATCCAAAAAAGGCTTCAATATAAAAAGAAAACCTATATTTTGAAGCCTTTCAAAATTCCACAAAGCTTGTATAAAAAAAGTTTTTAGAAACATTTTTCCATATATTTTAAACATTTTTACCTTTTAATAAAGGGAAGTCGGATATTTTTAAAATTATACAGGACCGAACCAAACCCTAAAATTGGAAGAAGATACCATGCCTTTTTTAATCCAGCTATCACAAAAGCCGGAATCTGCAAATATATAAGCTGAAATATTACGCCGCCCAAAAACATTACTATAAGATAAAAAATAAAAGCTCTCAACAAAAATAAAAACAAACTAAAAAATACTCCTGCATTAATTTTCCATTCTTTCCCTTCTTTAATACCATTTTCAACCCATTTCATAATTCTTATATTCATATTTCTTCCATTGATGTCTATTTCTTTATAAAAATAAGCGAATGGAACGGCAAACAGTAATGCGCAAATTGCGGCTTCTTGTATTGAAGGATAATATTTGCATGCCCAAAATGTCGCGTTTATGCTGATTGACGCAATATCAATAGGCACTGCAGTTCCCAAAGGTATCGAGTTAATCCATACCATTTCAACTATCATTCCTATCCAAAGACCTATGCTTATGTCTCCCATAAGATAACCGAATAGCGGAGCGCAAAAAATAGGACGACATATCATAAACTGTCCGAATGCCGTAACGTCCATACTGCAAACAGCGGCAATAAACGCCAAAATTACAATGTTTTCTATGATCATATTTTTATATGTACCGACGTTTCTATCTCAAAATTAAAAGATTCTTCAGGCTTTAACGATTTCCTTACCAATGCTACGGCAGCACTTCCCTGATAAGTTTTTTCATAACCACTTTCGGAATTCGAAACAGTCTCTATCGGAACAATCCACATATCGCATTTTTGCGATAAAGTGATTTCAACTTCGATTTTAAAAAAATCATCATATCGCTTCCATACCGATATATCTTTTAAATCGGCGTTATCATCACCGGTTTTTGAAGAAAAAGCAAAAACCTGTTCTGGAGCAAAACACAAATCAATTTCCCACTCAGAGATATTTATTATTTCATAATGCACACTATACCCGCATTGAGAAGGAATTATTGTTTTAATTAATTTTATATCGCTGCCCGATACTTTCCCGATTCTTTCCAATATAAGCTTTGGATAAGAAATTTTGGCTTTATATTTTCCAAGTACGAAATCTCCCAGCTCCTGAAACCTAACAAAAGCAAAATCCTCACGTTTAGTTTCTATTGCAAGAAAATGATCAACTAAAGAAATTCTTCTGTGCCAATCATACGAAAGATATTTGTCAAGCCCGGCTTCTTTTACTTTGACTTCATTACTATGAATGGTATGCGCTTCCTGTTCATTATCGTTAGCAATAACGGCATTGGCAATATTATCGCGGAGATTTTTATGATAAGATTCATACCGTCTCGTAAGTACGTCTAGAAGATTGTGATTTATCTTTAAAATATCAAACTCAAAAATTCCGCCGCCAAGTCCTGCTTTAACGTATATATTCTGGCTCTTGCTTTCATATAAATATTCATCTTCCATATCACAATCAAAATCAAAAACCGTCCATGACGGATGTTTTAAAAACGACTTATTATACGTATTTTCCGCTTGAAGCAAAGAATTGTAAACGGCATTTCTTAAATGAGGAAGATACAAGCCGCCGAAAACACCGTGCCAGTAAGCGCAATTGCACTGTCCAGAATATAAGCTGTCCAGAACTTTTTCCGAATTAGGCTTTTTATTGTCCATATATTTTTTTATTTTATCGCTTACATACAACATTTTTTTGTGCATATTATTTGATTCATCATATTTGCTCAAAAAATTACGCCAAAAACCGCCGCGCAAAAATATTCTGGCTTCATTATCTGTACCATATCTTCCCAAAACATTTTCGAACTTTTGCTGAGTATCAGAAGGAAGCGCCCATTCGGACATTTCAAAATACGAAGCACAAGGCAGATAAACCCTTCCGGAGGATTTCTGCATCTTTAAAATTTCCGAAAAACCGGCAGTTTCGACTATATCAGAATTTTCCTCGAGAACGGCAAGAAATTTTTCAAGCCAGCCGTTTTCATAGACGTGTTTGTTTGTGCCCGGCCACATGCCGAATTTTTCACCGTCATCGGCCATAACCAAAATGTGATATTGTTCAGCCGGTTGCGAAACAATGCTTTTGAAATAGTTTAGGGTGTTTTCTATAGATTGAAAAGGAATCAAATACCTCAATCTTTGACT
The window above is part of the Candidatus Endomicrobium procryptotermitis genome. Proteins encoded here:
- a CDS encoding NfeD family protein translates to MSWIIWIIAALILAILEIATVSLFFFTCLAAGSIFAGIASVLGAGIWIQIIIFSVASVLSVLFIRPLLKKYMKNVNTEKSNIDAIIGKEAIATEKISKKTQGFVKVMGEIWSAFSESEEIEKGSIVEIISVKGTRVIVRKK
- the lepB gene encoding signal peptidase I → MEVKLFIAGCILFCVAMFMLLIKNKFTGKVSQSLFKNVYSWVDTAWSALIIASILMFFFIQAFKIPSGSMRTTLLEGDHLFVNKFIYGFHVPFSDGKRIFAIKNIVRGDIVVFKCPTQALTVSEREAGIKKDYIKRCVAVAGDIVEIKDKKLFVNGVPVDEPYISYSDPSIFQSFNLFNSETEYQQAWENGKFTTVPPTFMRDNFGPVAVPANSYMMLGDNRDYSFDSRFWGPLPDKYIKGKALLLYWPLKRIRII
- the lepA gene encoding translation elongation factor 4, producing the protein MSNIRNFCIIAHIDHGKSTLADRLLEYTGTISKREMKDQILDGMELERERGITIKAKAVRMNYTDKNGKKYILNLIDTPGHVDFTYEVSRALAACEGALLVIDATQGVEAQTLANTMLAKNASLKIIPVINKIDLPTADVDSTYEQMKEGLNVDAEPILASAKEGIGIDEIVYSIVENIPPAKVVLDEPLSAIIFDSFYDSYRGVIVIIRVFDGSIRKGMKIRFIASDVEYDVLEVGYMRIRPIESDSLSSGEVGYMVAGIKDIHDIKIGDTITDSAKPTKNQHPGYKEIHPFVFAGLYPNSTSDYDALKSALEKLRLSDSSLVYFPETSVALGFGFRCGFLGSLHLEIVKERLEREFGLSLLVTSPNVVYKVKTLKGQFVTIDNPAKFLNNSEISEIWEPYVEAAIISPVDYLGAILDLCQKRRGKQIQMKYLNAKIIVLKYHLPLAEIIVGFYDALKSVSKGYASFDYEHIEPQPGDLVKLEIMINGEVVDAFTVIVHKDKVQNAAHYLTEKLRGIIPRHMFEIPIQARVNNKIIARETISAVRKDVLAKCYGGDITRKRKLLEKQKEGKRKMRQFGRVEIPPEAFIAVLKIDD
- the ptsP gene encoding phosphoenolpyruvate--protein phosphotransferase translates to MHLTKKNIILKGVAASPGIAIGKVFLLEDDEYFLIHKEIPKNERAGELKRLDEAIEKTRAELKTTYQKINSLLGENYAKIADVHLMILDDPVMKKDVVKMVEDGVNAEYAVFKVLDKIIRSFDAIEDDYFRERKQDIQDVTKKILENLLGKEKRTLSNIDNESIVVSHNLTPADTVAIREKFVKAFATDIGGKTSHTAIVAQSLEIPAVVGLRSISANALSGGVIIVDGNQGLVILNPTEETIANYKKELDIQAAKSKELAKLKDLPAETTDKHTVQLLANIDNPDEVKSVINNGASGIGLYRSEFMFFNRSTMPSEKDHYQSYMEVAKMMMPHSVIVRSIDLGGDKLTNLGFLNMKREQNPFMGLRAIRLCLKYPEIFIDQLRGILRASAEGKIKLMYPMISGLEELREANKILEKVKKSLHSENIKFDENIEVGAMIEVPSAAIIADVLSKELDFISIGTNDLIQYTLAVDRVNENVTHLYEPSHPAILRLIKRIIDAGHDSGIDVGMCGEMAGDPYYAILLLGMGLDEFSVSPAQIPKIKKVIRSISYEDAKEAADQILKCKDKESITKIMKKLKSKEMY
- a CDS encoding HPr family phosphocarrier protein gives rise to the protein MKEKIIKVSNKMGLHARPAAKLVQTSSKFQSNVKILKDDFEVDAKSIMGVMTLAAAFGSELKFVAEGPDEIEALNSIEELFNSDLVE
- a CDS encoding PTS system mannose/fructose/sorbose family transporter subunit IID, whose protein sequence is MFKIYGKMFLKTFFIQALWNFERLQNIGFLFILKPFLDKVYLNPDRKKEALMRHTGFFNTHPYMANIIVAIAANAEKEIAEDEGMGKKLPDVNFIKSVMSGPLAAIGDSFFWGTLRPLTAFLSIFFVILFSRVLDPAYCWIVPLIFLFTYNCVHIPIRYWLFFISFKLDREMLIVIPKLEIKFLGDMSRYAGLLLVIASLVVYFMIFVSPLSTNFFAAKVPDTLIFGTLLVFSMIFGRLSATFMFYSVVLLCVLISYLGL
- a CDS encoding PTS sugar transporter subunit IIC, with product MIIENIVILAFIAAVCSMDVTAFGQFMICRPIFCAPLFGYLMGDISIGLWIGMIVEMVWINSIPLGTAVPIDIASISINATFWACKYYPSIQEAAICALLFAVPFAYFYKEIDINGRNMNIRIMKWVENGIKEGKEWKINAGVFFSLFLFLLRAFIFYLIVMFLGGVIFQLIYLQIPAFVIAGLKKAWYLLPILGFGSVLYNFKNIRLPFIKR
- a CDS encoding DUF1926 domain-containing protein — encoded protein: MSKVKFIFCTHNHQPVGNFGWVFEKAYQVSYKPFMQVMLNHPSIKWSMHASGMLWEYMSKEHPDYIKNVKKLVSSGNLEILSGGYYEPIMVSIPDRDKIGQIKKLTNYLKNKFGCEEANGVWLAERVWEPGFAKFLCEAGIEYTVLDDASFAAAGMDAENLRGYYTTEEQGYRLNIFPISQRLRYLIPFQSIENTLNYFKSIVSQPAEQYHILVMADDGEKFGMWPGTNKHVYENGWLEKFLAVLEENSDIVETAGFSEILKMQKSSGRVYLPCASYFEMSEWALPSDTQQKFENVLGRYGTDNEARIFLRGGFWRNFLSKYDESNNMHKKMLYVSDKIKKYMDNKKPNSEKVLDSLYSGQCNCAYWHGVFGGLYLPHLRNAVYNSLLQAENTYNKSFLKHPSWTVFDFDCDMEDEYLYESKSQNIYVKAGLGGGIFEFDILKINHNLLDVLTRRYESYHKNLRDNIANAVIANDNEQEAHTIHSNEVKVKEAGLDKYLSYDWHRRISLVDHFLAIETKREDFAFVRFQELGDFVLGKYKAKISYPKLILERIGKVSGSDIKLIKTIIPSQCGYSVHYEIINISEWEIDLCFAPEQVFAFSSKTGDDNADLKDISVWKRYDDFFKIEVEITLSQKCDMWIVPIETVSNSESGYEKTYQGSAAVALVRKSLKPEESFNFEIETSVHIKI